One Camelina sativa cultivar DH55 chromosome 3, Cs, whole genome shotgun sequence genomic window carries:
- the LOC104778006 gene encoding microtubule-associated protein SPIRAL2-like, which yields MRSPTFMKPSMKPSSNPSSFSVRSSVAVSSHSATVELKQRILTSLSRLGDRDTYQIAVDDLEKTVLSVSDSPDILLPVLLHCLFDSFSDPKAPVKRESIRLLSFLCLTYSDLSSSQLAKIISHIVKRLKDADNGVRDACRDAIGSLSAQFLKEKDDGIGSSSSLVGLFAKPLFEAMAEQNKSLQSGAAICMGKMVDSVTDQPPVAAFQKLCPRISKLLNSPNYITKASLLPVVGSLSQVGAIAPQSVASLLHSIHECLGCTNWVTRKAAADVLISLAVHSSSLVADKTDSTLTVLEACRFDKIKPVRESLSEALNVWKNIAGKGEARTSDEQKDVSSEQCILERNGETDSLASDGAGMVIRGSSDGLSSNSDSISKAVLILRKKAPRLTGKDLNPEFFQKLEKRGSDDMPVEVILPCRQMNSSNSNTEDESDANTSVSRSRSKGLCRTAGVHPKQRHFGDFAREKWVDERMNGGESRLRACDGDQTEVIQAEASENRENWPPLQRQLLHLERQQTHIMNMLQDFMGGSHDGMISLENRVRGLERIVEEMSREISIQSGARGKTAASWRSDANGWDSSKNGASSRNTQSSTRRTHGTGPSDSEHSGNSRRAWDKSSVPIRLGEGPSARSVWQASKDEATLEAIRVAGEDCGTSRNRRVSIPQAEAIMDEDDDERGGQKGDLFWTCWSNAMHALRVGDTDSAFAEVLSTGDDHLLVKLMDKTGPVLDQLSSDIGNEAIHSITQFLMDHTLFDICLSWIQQLLEVSVENGADFIEIPLELKKELLSNLHEASSTTDPPEEWEGLAPDHLLVQLASNWTIELQHF from the exons atGCGATCACCAACCTTTATGAAACCTTCAATGAAACCTTCTTCAAATCCATCTTCCTTCTCCGTCAGATCCTCCGTCGCTGTCTCGTCACACTCAGCAACGGTGGAATTGAAACAGAGGATCTtaacctctctctctcgtctcggTGATCGCGATACTTATCAGATTGCCGTTGATGATCTCGAGAAAACAGTCCTCTCCGTCTCCGATTCTCCCGATATCCTCCTCCCCGTGCTTCTCCATTGTCTCTTCGATTCCTTCTCCGATCCTAAAGCTCCGGTCAAGAGAGAATCGATACGGCTCCTCTCCTTTCTCTGCCTCACTTACTCCGATCTCTCCTCTTCTCAGCTCGCCAAAATCATCTCTCACATCGTTAAGCGTCTCAAGGACGCTGATAACGGTGTACGCGACGCTTGTCGCGACGCGATTGGCTCTCTCTCTGCGCAGTTTCTCAAGGAGAAGGATGATGGAAttgggtcttcttcttcgttggttGGGCTATTTGCTAAACCCTTGTTTGAAGCAATGGCGGAGCAGAACAAAAGCTTACAATCTGGTGCTGCGATTTGTATGGGGAAGATGGTGGATTCAGTTACCGATCAGCCTCCCGTTGCTGCTTTTCAAAAACTATGCCCTAGAATCTCCAAGCTTTTGAATAGCCCCAATTACATTACTAAGGCTTCACTCTTGCCTGTTGTTGGAAGCTTGTCCCAG GTTGGAGCTATTGCACCCCAGAGTGTGGCATCACTGCTACACAGCATTCACGAGTGCCTTGGATGTACGAATTGGGTTACTCGTAAAGCAGCTGCTGATGTCTTAATCTCCTTAGCCGTCCATTCTAGCAGTTTGGTAGCAGACAAAACAGATTCCACTCTTACAGTTCTTGAAGCCTGTCGCTTTGATAAG ATAAAACCTGTTAGAGAAAGCTTGTCCGAAGCATTAAACGTCTGGAAGAATATTGCTGGAAAAGGTGAAGCTCGAACATCTGACGAACAGAAGGATGTGTCATCTGAGCAGTGTATATTAGAAAGGAATGGAGAAACTGATTCATTAGCAAGCGACGGAGCAGGGATGGTGATTCGAGGCTCTTCTGATGGTTTGAGCAGTAATTCAGATTCCATTTCAAAAGCAGTTCTCATTTTGAGGAAAAAAGCACCTCGATTGACTGGCAAAGATCTTAACCCAGAGTTTTTCCAGAAACTGGAAAAAAGAGGTTCTGATGATATGCCAGTTGAAGTTATTCTTCCCTGTAGGCAAATGAATTCGTCGAACTCAAACACAGAGGATGAATCAGATGCCAATACTTCAGTCTCGAGGAGTAGGTCAAAAGGTTTGTGCAGAACAGCTGGTGTCCATCCCAAACAAAGACATTTTGGAGACTTTGCAAGAGAAAAATGGGTTGATGAAAGAATGAACGGAGGCGAATCACGGTTGAGAGCATGTGATGGGGATCAAACCGAAGTAATCCAGGCAGAGGCATCtgaaaacagagagaattgGCCACCTTTACAGAGACAGTTATTGCACTTGGAGAGACAACAAACCCACATAATGAATATGTTGCAG GATTTCATGGGTGGTTCACACGACGGCATGATAAGTTTGGAGAACCGTGTTAGAGGTCTTGAGAGGATTGTAGAAGAGATGTCAAGAGAAATTTCCATACAATCAG GTGCGAGAGGAAAGACGGCAGCATCATGGAGGTCTGATGCAAATGGATGGGATAGTTCTAAGAATGGAGCTTCTTCTAGAAACACTCAGTCCAGTACAAGAAGGACACATGGCACTGGTCCTTCGGACTCTGAGCATTCAGGTAACAGCAGAAGAGCTTGGGACAAAAGCTCTGTACCCATAAGACTAGGTGAAGGACCTTCTGCTAGAAGCGTATGGCAAGCATCAAAAGATGAAGCTACGCTTGAAGCAATACGTGTGGCTGGAGAAGACTGTGGAACGTCAAGGAATAGGCGAGTATCTATTCCCCAAGCAGAAGCAATAAtggacgaagatgatgatgaacgtGGAGGACAAAAGGGAGACCTTTTCTGGACTTGTTGGAGCAATGCGATGCACGCACTTCGAGTTGGTGACACCGACTCTGCATTTGCTGAGGTATTATCTACGGGAGACGATCATTTGCTTGTCAAGTTAATGGACAAGACCGGTCCTGTTCTTGATCAACTCTCGAGTGATATTGGAAACGAGGCTATCCATTCTATTACACAGTTTCTCATGGATCATACTCTGTTTGATATCTGTCTATCTTGGATTCAACAG CTGCTGGAAGTAAGTGTAGAAAATGGAGCAGACTTTATAGAAATACCGTTAGAGTTAAAGAAGGAGCTATTGTCGAATCTACATGAAGCTTCGTCGACAACAGATCCTCCAGAGGAATGGGAAGGTCTAGCTCCCGACCATCTTTTGGTCCAGTTAGCATCTAACTGGACCATCGAGCTCCAACATTTTTGA
- the LOC104779286 gene encoding putative F-box protein At1g47730 produces the protein MEQPKDKIERKRNRRRKTSSSSSSLPLDLTLDIFLRLPVTSVVRLGCVSKLWSSLTNALETRQNLLLFFKSGVRFFVFSLYQHNRNPNSFYYSSSQPTSDFYHITSPSYCSFTIKNESVHGLICLQYAATPVVWNPTKREFTPLTKPNKSWTNITVFLGYDPIEGKHEVVCMPYDWYESDECRVLTLGSAQEQWRTVKTNYKYKPFTGNRTEGYGNCTCVNGFLYYRALIGPDRVIMRFDVRSETFYAMTLPWEDKYWPVMMVSNQGRLVCLGSSHDSVSLWVLKDAQQLEWSNHILLPLSHYGRGLKNKFKLIGITGDGELIYVPTTALKSDLHIIYINPMTKTFRRVEYNGIANNDFRQRYGLGERPLRGIQYFPNHIEPFIS, from the exons atggagcaaCCAAAAGACAAGatcgaaagaaaaagaaacagaagaagaaaaacttcaTCGTCTTCGT CTTCCTTACCTCTCGATCTAACCTTGGACATATTCTTAAGGCTGCCAGTGACATCTGTTGTGAGGCTTGGTTGTGTTTCGAAGCTTTGGTCATCACTCACCAACGCGTTGGAAACTCGACAAAATCTTCTACTCTTCTTCAAATCTGGAGTCaggttctttgttttctctctttatcaACACAATAGGAACCCAAACTCTTTTTATTACTCCTCTTCTCAACCGACCAGTGATTTTTACCATATCACCTCTCCAAGTTATTGTTCATTCACCATCAAAAACGAGTCAGTCCATGGCTTGATCTGCTTACAATATGCAGCAACTCCAGTAGTCTGGAACCCTACTAAGAGAGAGTTTACACCTTTAACCAAACCTAACAAGAGCTGGACGAATATAACAGTCTTTTTAGGGTATGATCCTATCGAAGGTAAACACGAAGTAGTGTGCATGCCGTATGATTGGTATGAATCCGATGAGTGTAGGGTTTTAACATTGGGATCAGCTCAAGAACAATGGAGGACGGTCAAGACCAACTACAAGTACAAACCTTTCACTGGCAATCGCACAGAAGGTTATGGAAATTGCACATGCGTCAACGGTTTTCTATATTATCGAGCCCTTATTGGTCCTGATCGTGTCATAATGAGGTTCGATGTAAGATCTGAAACGTTTTATGCAATGACATTACCATGGGAGGATAAGTATTGGCCTGTGATGATGGTATCTAATCAAGGAAGGTTAGTATGTCTTGGCTCCAGTCATGATAGTGTTTCATTGTGGGTTTTGAAGGATGCACAACAACTCGAATGGTCGAATCATATCTTGTTACCTCTTTCTCACTATGGTCGGGGTTTGAAAAATAAGTTCAAACTAATAGGTATCACTGGTGATGGTGAACTGATTTATGTACCAACGACGGCGCTCAAATCTGAtcttcatatcatatatatcaatCCAATGACAAAAACGTTTCGACGAGTCGAGTACAATGGGATTGCAAATAATGATTTTCGACAACGCTATGGACTTGGAGAGAGACCTCTGCGTGGGATCCAATATTTTCCCAATCACATTGAACCCTTCATATCttaa